A stretch of Flavobacterium sp. N1994 DNA encodes these proteins:
- a CDS encoding metallophosphoesterase family protein, which translates to MSRTLVIGDIHGGLRALHQIMERAKVSTKDTLIFLGDYVDGWSESPQVLDYLMNLSTKQPCIFIRGNHDELLLDWLIGNTKNFDEKMWFKHGGEATIIAYASVSDKKKKQHIDFLKSLQDYYLDEQNRLFIHAGFTNMNGVDYEYFPKLFYWDRTLWEAALALDASISKDSFLYPKRLTLYNEIYIGHTPVTRIEQTIPVQKACVWNVDTGAAFKGPLTIMDVDTKEFWQSEPLNTLYFNEKGRN; encoded by the coding sequence ATGAGTAGAACATTAGTAATTGGGGATATACACGGTGGATTAAGAGCGCTTCATCAAATTATGGAACGGGCCAAGGTCTCGACAAAAGACACCCTTATTTTCCTAGGCGATTATGTTGATGGCTGGAGTGAATCACCTCAAGTTTTAGATTATTTAATGAATTTGAGCACCAAACAACCCTGCATTTTTATACGGGGAAATCATGACGAATTATTGTTAGATTGGTTGATTGGAAATACCAAAAACTTTGATGAGAAAATGTGGTTCAAACACGGTGGGGAAGCCACAATTATTGCTTATGCTTCTGTTTCAGATAAAAAGAAGAAACAACATATAGATTTCTTAAAATCATTACAAGACTACTATTTAGACGAACAAAATAGGTTGTTTATTCATGCTGGATTTACCAATATGAATGGGGTTGATTATGAATATTTCCCCAAATTATTTTATTGGGACAGAACGCTATGGGAAGCAGCATTGGCTTTAGATGCATCCATTTCAAAAGACAGTTTTTTATATCCAAAACGATTGACATTATACAATGAAATTTATATTGGGCACACCCCAGTTACTCGAATAGAGCAAACCATTCCTGTCCAAAAAGCATGTGTTTGGAATGTGGATACTGGAGCAGCTTTTAAAGGACCATTAACCATCATGGATGTTGATACTAAAG
- a CDS encoding ATP-binding protein, whose translation MINKRLLIKNLLAHNDECSFYDKKRQLNLHTKEGKAKFLKHICALSNSNPSNNSYIVVGVEDQDNEIMGDDFFDDSRIQNLVNAYLENPPKIQYENVPFPNLPKDRVVGLVTIKPKHKTSFFKKNIHTILANTVFVRVGSNSMPTEEKIPYSKQNIETVISIENSSRNSIAYTLDGVIDFVNNRHKDMTSKYHVFKELFVICWAGIPKKIRDTTYLSRVDIELINEQVKLFYSALDVVSIRFDEQTFTIIEHVALGLNDKTSYYPLEQVTIRFFDNGYYKMETQMLFEPPAYNKKMLHHIYNANSALISKLQKNILLTDRETKDLENLSSTLMICYLNGFEDAKQKLIDAKAFLKMQKNPTVYLSFKEAMRILRKMKYNEKNE comes from the coding sequence ATGATCAACAAGCGTCTTCTTATCAAAAACCTTCTGGCTCACAACGATGAGTGTAGTTTTTATGATAAGAAGCGGCAGTTGAATTTGCATACCAAAGAAGGAAAAGCCAAGTTTTTGAAACACATTTGTGCCTTGTCTAATTCTAATCCTTCTAACAATTCCTATATAGTTGTTGGGGTTGAAGACCAAGATAACGAAATCATGGGCGATGATTTTTTTGACGATAGTAGGATTCAGAATTTAGTCAATGCTTATCTCGAGAATCCACCAAAAATTCAATATGAAAATGTACCGTTTCCTAATTTACCAAAAGACAGAGTGGTTGGTTTGGTAACCATAAAACCCAAACATAAAACATCTTTTTTTAAGAAAAACATTCATACTATTTTAGCCAACACTGTTTTTGTTAGAGTAGGCAGCAATTCGATGCCTACGGAAGAAAAGATTCCGTATTCTAAGCAAAATATAGAAACTGTAATTAGTATTGAAAACAGTTCGCGCAACAGTATAGCTTACACACTTGATGGGGTGATTGATTTTGTGAACAACCGGCACAAAGACATGACTTCAAAGTATCATGTTTTCAAAGAATTGTTTGTAATTTGCTGGGCTGGAATTCCCAAAAAGATTAGAGATACAACCTATCTTTCGAGAGTAGATATTGAGTTGATTAATGAACAAGTAAAGTTATTTTACTCTGCGCTTGATGTGGTTTCTATTCGTTTTGATGAGCAAACTTTTACCATTATAGAACACGTGGCTTTGGGGCTTAATGACAAAACTAGTTATTATCCTTTGGAACAAGTTACCATCCGTTTTTTTGATAACGGGTATTATAAAATGGAAACTCAAATGCTCTTTGAACCACCAGCGTACAACAAAAAAATGTTGCATCATATTTACAATGCAAATTCGGCGCTAATAAGTAAGTTGCAAAAAAACATTTTGCTCACAGATAGAGAAACCAAAGATTTGGAAAACCTATCTTCAACATTGATGATATGCTATTTGAATGGTTTTGAGGATGCAAAGCAAAAATTAATCGATGCCAAAGCCTTTTTGAAAATGCAAAAAAACCCTACGGTATATTTGAGTTTCAAAGAAGCTATGCGGATTTTAAGAAAAATGAAATACAACGAAAAGAATGAGTAG